The nucleotide sequence GTCGCTGATGCGCCTCATTGATTCCTATCACGGGGATATGATCGGTTAGTAATAAAGGTTCCTGAGGAACTTTTATATGGGTACGGTCGTACCGTGCGGGTATGCCAGGCGACGACACGATCAGAGTGTTCCACCTCCCGTTCTCGTTCATGCTGCCACAGCGCGTCGCGGCCGACCGCGGCTACTTCGCCGAGGAAGGACTGGACGTCGAGTTGATCGAACGGGACCGGACCTGCGTGACGAACAAGTATATCCCGGCCGAGGAGACGCTGACCGGCGACAACGACGTCGACCTCTACCCCATCTGTAAGTGGGAGAGCCTCAAGCGGACCTGGGAGTTCGACGACGGACGAATCGTCGCCAAAGGGACCTTCGCCGACCAGCCCTACGCCGTGTTCGTGCGCCCCGACTCCGACATCGAAGCGCCCGCCGACCTGGCGAACACGCCCGTCGGCGTCAATCGCCGGACGGGGCAGGAGTACACCGCGATCCGGGCGCTCGAGGAACACATGGACGAGGACGAGGTGGTGATCGAGGGCCACGGGATGCCGACCGACCGCCTGCGCGCGCTCCGCGACGGCGACGTCGAGGCCGTCACCCTGCTCGATCCCCACATTACCCTCGCCGAACACCTCGGCTTCGAGAAGGTCCTGGAGTTCGAGAACCACATGGGCGTCGTCGGCGCAGACGGCCTGGAAGGCGAGACCCTCGACGCCTTCATGGCCGCCTACCGGCGGGCGGTCGAGACCATCAACGCCGACCCGTCGGCCTACCGCGACCGGTACCTCGACATGCTCTGGAAGGACAGCGAGGTGGCCCCGGACCTCTTCGAGGACGTGGATACCGAGGCCGTCCGCGAGTCGATCGAGGTGCCGGAGTACGAGGTGCCGGAACTCGCCGACCGCGAGGATCTGGACTACCACCTGTCGTGGATGAAGCAACGGCAGTTGATCGACGACGACGCCGACATCGACGCCATCGTCTCCCCGGTACGGTGAGCCGCCGTCACATCGACGTCCAGCGGGCGGCGTTCGACGAACACGGCGACGACCCCGGGGACCTGCCGACGATGCGTGCCCGGTTCGAACACAACGGCAGCCCTCGGTATCTCCTCTATACGATCAAGCGGTTCGGCCTCGACCGTGACTACGGCTTCCACCTCGACGTCGAACTCGTCTCGGACGACCTCGAAAGCGGGATGGAGACGATCCGGGAGCGGTTGGACGGGGGCGGGACCGACCTGGTCGACACCGACTTCATCTCGGTGGCACGGGAGCGGGCGGCGGGCGCGAACGTCGTCGCCGTCCACCCCTACGGCCGGACCGTGGGCGGCCTGGTCGCCCCCGAGGACACCGACCTCGGGGGGATCGAGGACCTGTCGGGCCACCGGATCGGCGTCACCCGGCGGCTGGACAAGAACTGGATCCTGACGCGGGCGGCCTGCCGCGAGTTCCACGGCTTCGACCCCGACGAGACGACCACGCTCGTCGAGGCCGGATCGCGGGACGGGCTGACGCGGATGATCCGCGAGGGCGAGGTCGACGCCGGGTTCCAGTTCTGGCCGCTCGTGCCCGAACTCACCCGCACGGGACCGTACACCGAGGTCCAGTCCGTGTCGGCCCTAGTCCAGCGGCTCTCCGGAACCGAGCGGAAACTCCCGGTCGCGACCTTCGTCACCGGCGAGTCGTACCTGGACGAACGGCGGGAGACGGTACGGGCGTTCGCCGCGGCCTCCCGCGACGCCGTCGACCGCCTCGTCGCGGACGACGGCCTCTGGGTCGAGATCGGCGACCGACTGATGGCCGACGACGATCCCGCGGTCGTCCGGGCGGTCCGCGACGGTTGGCGGGGGATGGTCGTCCGCGACTGGGACGAAGGGACCGTCGAGGGGATGTGCCGGCTGTTCGATCACCTGGAGGCCGTCGCGGGATCCGAGGCGCTCGGCGTCGAGGCGATCCCCGCGGGTACCTTCGAGCCCGACCCCTGAGACGGATTATCGTAACTGTGTAGGTGGGTCGCCAGGACGGTCCGGCGACCCACCGGTACGGACGTACAATAGACGGTGTGGGTCCGCCCCGGGCCGTCGGTGGAACTCATAAACCTTTCCGAGGAAATTTTATCAGGATACGGTCGTACTTGCGGGTATGCCGATCCACCAGACGCGCGTGCCACGCCGCCGTGAACCGACACGTCCCGGCGTCGGACGTCCCGACGACGAGTCGCCACGGACCGCACCGCCCGCGGGTCGACGATGACCCGGAGCCACGTCGACACACAGCAGGCCGCCCTCGACGAGTACCACGACGATCCGGGGGATCTACCGACGATGCGCGCCCGGTTCGAACACAACGGCAGTCCGCGCTACCTGCTGTATACGATCAAGCGGTTCGGCTTCGACCGCGACCACGGCTTCCACCTCGACGTCGAACTCGTCTCCGACGCCTTGGAGGACGGCATCGAGACGGTCGAGGCCCAGCTACAGGAGGGGCACGCCGACCTCATCGACATCGACTACATCTCGATCGCCCGGGAGCGGGCGGCGGGCGCCGACATCGTCGCCTTCCACCCCTACGGCCGGACCGTGGGGGGGCTGGTCGCCCCCGAGGACTCCGACATCGAGGGGCTGACGGACCTGTCGGGCCACCGGATCGGCGTCGTTCGTCGCCTCGACAAGAACTGGATCCTGACGCGGGCGGCCTGCCGCGAGTTCCACGACTTCGACCCGGACGAGACGGCTACGCCCGTCGAGGCCGGCTCGAAGGTCGAACTGACGCGGATGATCCGCGAGGGCGAGGTCGACGCCGGGTTCCAGTTCTGGCAGATCGTCCCGGAGATCACCGAAACGGGACCGTTCGAGAACGTCCTGCCCGTCTCGGAGCTGGTCCAGCGCCTCTCGGAGACGGAGAACAAACTTCCCATCGCCGCCTTCCTCACGAGCGGTGACTACCTCGACGAGCAACGCGGGACCGTGCGGGCGTTCGCGGACGCCTACCGGGACGCGGTCGACAAACTCGTCGAGAACGACGAGATCTGGGAGGAGATCAGCACGAAGCTGATGACCTACGACGACCCCGACGTGATGCGTGCGGTGCGTGACGGCTGGCGCGACATGGTCGTCCGCGACTGGGACGAGGAGAGCGTCGAGGGGATGTATCGGCTGTTCGACCACCTCAAGGCCGTCGCGGGTGCGGACGCGCTCGGCGTCGAGGAGATCCCCGAAGGAACCTTCGAGACCGATCCATGACCGAGACAGTCACCTTCCAGCTGAACTGGGAACCGAACGGCTTTCAGGCACCGTACTTCCTCGCGCGCCGTGAGGGCTTCTTCGCGGACGAGGGGCTCGACGTGGAGTTCGTCGAGGGGCACGGCTCGCCGTTCGCCGCCGAACAGACCGCCAAGGGGCGGAGCGATCTGGGCCTCGCCGGCGGGAGCGCCGTCCTCTCGGTGCGAAGCCAGGGGCTCGATCCGCTAGCTGTCGCCGCCGTGAGCCAGAAGACTCCCGCGACGATATACAGCCTCCGGGACACCTTCGGCGAACCCTTCACCGAACCCGAACAGCTCCGGGGACGGACGGTCGCGCCCTCGGCGACGAAAACCCGCATCCTGACGCTCCAGTTGCTCGAGGACCGGGGGATCCGGGACGACGTCGGGGTCCACGACGTCCAGAAACACACCCACCACCGCGTCGAACACCAGCTGCTCGACGGCGACGTCGACGCCGCGGTGGGCGTGGTCACCAACGGCAGGGAACTCGAACGCGAGTACGACCGGACGGCCGACGAACTCCTCATCGGCGACTACCTCGACGTCTACGGCATGACGGTCGTCGCCAACCCCGAGTTCGCCGAGTCGAACCCCGAGACGGTGCGGTCGTTCCTCCGGGCGACCGCGCGGGGCTGGGAGGCGGCGACGAACGACCCCGAACGGGCCGTCGAGGCCCTGATCGATCGGAACGCACAGCTAGAGCACAACCGCGAGGTCGAGCACATGAAGTTCCTGGCCTCCGCCGAGGATCTGCAGTTCACCGAGTTCGTCCGCGAGGCGGGCTGGGGACACTTCGACGAACGGCGCTGGGAGAACCTGGCCGAGATGCTGGCAGAGACCGACCTGCTCGAATCGTCGGTCGACCCCGCGGCGGCGTGGACGAACGAGTTCGTCGACGACGCGGACCCGGTGATCGCCGACTACGCCGAGCGGATCGGTCGGTGAGGGGCGATCAGGCACCGAGACGCCAGAGGGCGCGGTACACCGTCCACGGGTCGCGGTCGACCCGGTCGGCCACCCCCGTCACCGCGTCGAGATACCGCCAGTAGTCCGCGGGCGCGAACGACGGCGGCGGGGAGTCCGGGAGTTCCCGCACGTCGTAGAGCGCTTCCCACTCCCGGTCGCCGACGGCGACGTACGCCTCCGGATGGAGGAACGCGAGGAACGCCGAGGCGACGGCGACGTCGACACCGGTTAACGACGTCAACCGATCCAGCTTTCGCTCGCGGTCAGCCGCCGCGGCCGCGTCGGTGATGGCCTCGACCATCGCCTCGTAGTCGTTGTCGAGGAATCGCTCCTCGGCGGCCCGCCGGTCGGCGTCGGGGATGGCGCGGCGCCGGTAGTACCACTGGACGACCCATTCGGCGTCGCGCCGCCCGAAATCGCCGTCCGCCAACGTCGCCGGCAGGGTCTCGACGTGTTCGCGTTCGACCAGGTTGAACGGTTCCTCCCGCTCGTAGGCCGCCGTCAGGTCGTCGACCGTCGCCGCGGTGAGGGCGTCGTCGGCGTCAG is from Haloplanus salinarum and encodes:
- a CDS encoding ABC transporter substrate-binding protein → MPGDDTIRVFHLPFSFMLPQRVAADRGYFAEEGLDVELIERDRTCVTNKYIPAEETLTGDNDVDLYPICKWESLKRTWEFDDGRIVAKGTFADQPYAVFVRPDSDIEAPADLANTPVGVNRRTGQEYTAIRALEEHMDEDEVVIEGHGMPTDRLRALRDGDVEAVTLLDPHITLAEHLGFEKVLEFENHMGVVGADGLEGETLDAFMAAYRRAVETINADPSAYRDRYLDMLWKDSEVAPDLFEDVDTEAVRESIEVPEYEVPELADREDLDYHLSWMKQRQLIDDDADIDAIVSPVR
- a CDS encoding ABC transporter substrate-binding protein yields the protein MTRSHVDTQQAALDEYHDDPGDLPTMRARFEHNGSPRYLLYTIKRFGFDRDHGFHLDVELVSDALEDGIETVEAQLQEGHADLIDIDYISIARERAAGADIVAFHPYGRTVGGLVAPEDSDIEGLTDLSGHRIGVVRRLDKNWILTRAACREFHDFDPDETATPVEAGSKVELTRMIREGEVDAGFQFWQIVPEITETGPFENVLPVSELVQRLSETENKLPIAAFLTSGDYLDEQRGTVRAFADAYRDAVDKLVENDEIWEEISTKLMTYDDPDVMRAVRDGWRDMVVRDWDEESVEGMYRLFDHLKAVAGADALGVEEIPEGTFETDP
- a CDS encoding ABC transporter substrate-binding protein, whose amino-acid sequence is MTETVTFQLNWEPNGFQAPYFLARREGFFADEGLDVEFVEGHGSPFAAEQTAKGRSDLGLAGGSAVLSVRSQGLDPLAVAAVSQKTPATIYSLRDTFGEPFTEPEQLRGRTVAPSATKTRILTLQLLEDRGIRDDVGVHDVQKHTHHRVEHQLLDGDVDAAVGVVTNGRELEREYDRTADELLIGDYLDVYGMTVVANPEFAESNPETVRSFLRATARGWEAATNDPERAVEALIDRNAQLEHNREVEHMKFLASAEDLQFTEFVREAGWGHFDERRWENLAEMLAETDLLESSVDPAAAWTNEFVDDADPVIADYAERIGR
- a CDS encoding ABC transporter substrate-binding protein, whose translation is MSRRHIDVQRAAFDEHGDDPGDLPTMRARFEHNGSPRYLLYTIKRFGLDRDYGFHLDVELVSDDLESGMETIRERLDGGGTDLVDTDFISVARERAAGANVVAVHPYGRTVGGLVAPEDTDLGGIEDLSGHRIGVTRRLDKNWILTRAACREFHGFDPDETTTLVEAGSRDGLTRMIREGEVDAGFQFWPLVPELTRTGPYTEVQSVSALVQRLSGTERKLPVATFVTGESYLDERRETVRAFAAASRDAVDRLVADDGLWVEIGDRLMADDDPAVVRAVRDGWRGMVVRDWDEGTVEGMCRLFDHLEAVAGSEALGVEAIPAGTFEPDP